In Paraflavitalea devenefica, the following are encoded in one genomic region:
- the murD gene encoding UDP-N-acetylmuramoyl-L-alanine--D-glutamate ligase, which translates to MSKRLVILGAGESGVGAAILGRQQGYDVFVSDGKAIKDNYREELEAHDIPYEAGQHTEALILNADEVMKSPGIPDKNELVKKIRAQGIPVISEIELAYRHKGDSKIIGITGSNGKTTTTALVYHICKTGGLDAALVGNIGYSFAKQVAVDPKPLYVAEISSFQLDDIQTFRPDIAILTNITEDHLDRYDYQFRNYINSKFRITENQTEKDFFIYCEDDPVTMQNLGHFTIKSNLLPFTMSREINRGAFIQNGKMTVAAGDEKIQMSIYDFALKGKHNQYNTMAAGIAGAMIGIRKEKIRDAVQTFESLEHRMEPVSTVRGVQFINDSKATNVNSTWYALESMEKPTILILGGVDKGNDYSLLTELVKEKVKAIVCMGIDNRKIHEAFQNDVSVMVNTSSAREAVQAAFHLANKGDIVLLSPACASFDLFKNYEDRGEQFKAAVREL; encoded by the coding sequence ATGAGCAAACGTTTGGTAATACTGGGAGCAGGCGAAAGTGGAGTAGGTGCAGCCATACTGGGCAGGCAGCAGGGCTATGATGTTTTTGTATCAGACGGTAAGGCCATTAAAGACAATTACCGGGAAGAGTTGGAAGCCCATGATATTCCTTATGAAGCCGGGCAGCATACCGAGGCGCTGATACTGAATGCCGATGAAGTGATGAAGAGCCCGGGCATACCAGATAAGAATGAACTGGTTAAAAAGATACGGGCACAGGGTATCCCTGTGATCAGTGAGATAGAGCTGGCCTACCGGCACAAAGGCGATAGTAAGATCATTGGTATTACAGGCAGCAATGGTAAAACCACCACTACGGCGCTGGTATACCATATCTGTAAAACGGGTGGCCTGGATGCGGCGCTGGTAGGTAATATAGGTTATTCTTTTGCGAAACAGGTAGCGGTTGACCCTAAACCCTTGTACGTAGCAGAGATCAGCAGTTTTCAATTAGACGATATACAGACGTTCAGACCAGACATTGCTATACTGACCAATATCACCGAAGATCATTTGGATCGCTATGATTACCAGTTCCGGAATTACATCAACAGTAAGTTCCGGATCACAGAGAATCAAACAGAAAAGGACTTTTTTATTTATTGTGAGGATGACCCTGTGACCATGCAGAACCTGGGGCACTTTACTATCAAATCTAACCTACTACCATTCACTATGAGCAGAGAAATTAACCGCGGCGCTTTTATTCAAAATGGGAAAATGACGGTCGCAGCAGGTGATGAGAAGATCCAAATGAGTATTTATGATTTTGCCCTGAAAGGGAAACACAATCAATATAACACTATGGCTGCAGGTATTGCCGGCGCCATGATCGGTATCCGCAAGGAGAAGATCCGTGACGCAGTACAGACGTTTGAAAGCCTGGAGCACCGGATGGAACCGGTGTCTACAGTGCGGGGGGTGCAGTTTATTAATGATAGCAAGGCTACCAATGTGAACAGCACCTGGTATGCGCTGGAAAGCATGGAAAAACCTACCATCCTGATATTGGGTGGCGTAGATAAGGGGAATGATTATTCTTTGCTCACGGAGCTGGTAAAAGAAAAGGTAAAGGCCATTGTGTGCATGGGTATTGACAACCGCAAGATCCACGAGGCTTTCCAGAATGATGTGTCGGTAATGGTGAATACCTCCAGCGCCCGCGAAGCGGTACAGGCTGCCTTTCACCTGGCCAATAAAGGAGATATCGTATTGCTGAGCCCTGCCTGCGCCAGCTTCGACCTGTTCAAGAATTATGAAGACAGGGGCGAGCAGTTCAAGGCGGCGGTGCGGGAGTTGTAA
- the mraZ gene encoding division/cell wall cluster transcriptional repressor MraZ, protein MNGFIGEYEATLDAKGRFLLPAGFKKQLPEEAGSQFVVNRGFEKCLTLYPMKSWDPIFAELGKLNDFDPKVREFRRYFLNGAQVLELDSAGRLLVPPNLKDHAGLEKDIVLVAAMNKIEIWDKDKYQKLFESFSPEAFSQLAQQVMTAASLPGGQH, encoded by the coding sequence ATGAATGGTTTCATAGGCGAATACGAAGCAACTTTGGACGCAAAAGGTCGCTTCCTCTTGCCGGCGGGCTTTAAAAAGCAGTTGCCGGAAGAGGCCGGAAGCCAGTTTGTTGTTAACAGGGGGTTTGAAAAATGCCTGACGCTGTATCCCATGAAAAGCTGGGACCCGATTTTCGCTGAGTTGGGCAAATTGAATGATTTTGACCCCAAAGTTCGGGAATTCAGAAGATACTTTCTGAATGGGGCGCAGGTGCTGGAACTGGATAGTGCAGGTCGTTTGCTGGTGCCGCCGAATTTGAAGGACCATGCCGGGCTGGAAAAGGACATTGTGTTGGTGGCGGCGATGAACAAAATTGAAATCTGGGATAAGGATAAGTACCAAAAGCTCTTTGAATCTTTTTCACCCGAAGCTTTCAGTCAGTTGGCGCAACAGGTGATGACGGCGGCCAGCCTGCCGGGAGGTCAGCACTAA
- the mraY gene encoding phospho-N-acetylmuramoyl-pentapeptide-transferase — protein MLYSLFDWFKDMGVKFPGSALFQFITSRVLIAVILSLVISAVFGKKLINYLRKRQVGETVRDLGLAGEQQKKGTPTMGGLIIILAILVPTLLLADLSKAYIRVMIFTTVWMGIVGFIDDYLKLRAKRIAQQQGIPYKKGDKDGLAGWFKVLGQVVLGIVVGTVLMFNDNTKAWREYTGEVKADDSIIIKKTFDGKTKYFVEANEPITTIPFVKGHEFNYAKLLPEAVRGLTWVLYIIVVIFIIVAVSNGANITDGIDGLAGGVSAIIGACLGIFAYASGNLRFAEYLNIMYIPNLGELSIFIGALIGACVGFLWYNAYPAQVFMGDTGSLTLGGIIAALAIIVRKELLIPIFCGVFLVEVLSVTLQVSYFKYTKKKYGEGRRIFLMSPLHHHYQKLGYHEAKIVTRFWIVTILCIVFAIVTLKIR, from the coding sequence ATGCTGTATTCTTTATTTGACTGGTTTAAAGACATGGGTGTGAAATTCCCGGGTAGTGCGCTGTTTCAGTTCATTACATCCAGGGTATTGATAGCGGTCATCTTGTCGCTGGTTATTTCGGCTGTGTTTGGTAAGAAGCTGATCAATTACCTGCGTAAAAGGCAGGTGGGTGAAACGGTGCGTGACCTGGGACTGGCAGGCGAACAGCAGAAGAAAGGAACGCCTACGATGGGTGGGTTGATCATTATCCTGGCTATACTGGTGCCTACTTTGTTACTGGCCGACCTGAGTAAAGCCTATATACGGGTCATGATCTTTACCACTGTTTGGATGGGTATTGTTGGTTTTATTGATGATTACCTCAAGCTGCGTGCAAAGAGGATTGCCCAGCAACAAGGAATACCTTATAAGAAAGGAGATAAGGACGGACTGGCGGGATGGTTTAAGGTATTAGGACAGGTGGTACTGGGTATTGTAGTAGGAACGGTATTGATGTTTAACGACAATACCAAGGCATGGAGGGAATATACCGGCGAAGTAAAGGCTGACGATAGCATTATCATCAAAAAAACATTTGACGGCAAGACAAAATATTTCGTGGAAGCGAATGAGCCGATCACTACCATTCCTTTTGTAAAAGGGCATGAGTTCAATTATGCCAAGTTATTGCCGGAAGCGGTGAGAGGGCTGACCTGGGTGTTATATATCATCGTGGTTATTTTTATCATCGTGGCAGTTTCAAATGGCGCCAATATTACAGATGGGATAGATGGGCTGGCGGGTGGTGTGAGCGCTATCATTGGAGCATGTCTGGGCATATTTGCCTATGCCAGTGGTAACCTGCGGTTTGCGGAATACCTGAATATCATGTACATCCCCAACCTCGGTGAGTTGTCCATCTTCATCGGCGCACTGATCGGGGCCTGTGTGGGATTCCTGTGGTACAATGCTTATCCGGCCCAGGTGTTTATGGGCGATACCGGTAGTCTGACGCTGGGCGGTATCATAGCAGCCCTGGCCATCATTGTGCGCAAGGAATTGCTGATACCCATTTTCTGCGGCGTATTCCTGGTGGAGGTATTGAGTGTGACATTGCAGGTAAGTTATTTTAAATACACGAAAAAGAAATATGGAGAGGGGCGAAGGATATTCCTGATGAGTCCTTTGCACCACCACTACCAGAAGCTGGGATACCATGAAGCGAAGATTGTAACCAGGTTTTGGATCGTGACCATCTTGTGTATCGTGTTTGCGATCGTAACCTTAAAGATCCGGTAA
- a CDS encoding UDP-N-acetylmuramoyl-L-alanyl-D-glutamate--2,6-diaminopimelate ligase, translating to MAVLQDILYKVRIRSVHGDLSVSVNALHIDSRKVGKGDAFIAIKGVAADGHQFIDSVVEKGAVAVVCEVMPPSLKEGVTYVQVENSGAAAGYMAHNFYGQPSEKVKLVGVTGTNGKTTIATLLFKLFTGLGYKCGLLSTVENHIGNEIVPATHTTPDAINLNALLKQMVDAGCTHVFMETSSHALHQQRVAGLKYVVALFSNITHDHLDYHKTFDEYIRVKKSFFDSLSSDAYAISNLDDKRGPVMLQNTQAHKYYYSLRTMAEFKGKILENGLMGLVMTINDQEVHFRLIGEFNAYNLLAVYGAAICLGEDKFEVLRVLSELTGAEGRFDYIVSAKDKVIGIVDYAHTPDALLNVLATIKGLRKGHEQIITVVGCGGDRDKTKRPVMGEAACEHSDRVIFTSDNPRSEDPEQILRDMETGLNTAAKRKYIAIVDRKEAIKTAVSLAKPDDIVLIAGKGHEKYQEIKGVKSPFDDKQVLAEMFKLYEK from the coding sequence ATGGCAGTTTTACAGGATATATTGTATAAGGTAAGGATACGCTCGGTACATGGAGACCTTTCTGTATCCGTGAATGCCCTGCATATAGACTCCCGTAAAGTGGGCAAGGGAGATGCGTTTATAGCGATCAAAGGGGTGGCGGCCGACGGACACCAGTTTATTGATAGTGTGGTGGAGAAAGGAGCGGTGGCTGTTGTGTGTGAAGTGATGCCCCCTTCTTTAAAGGAAGGCGTTACCTATGTGCAGGTGGAAAACAGTGGCGCTGCTGCCGGTTATATGGCGCATAATTTTTATGGCCAGCCATCTGAAAAGGTAAAACTGGTAGGAGTTACCGGCACCAATGGCAAGACCACTATCGCTACGTTGTTGTTCAAACTGTTTACCGGATTGGGGTATAAGTGTGGCTTGCTGAGCACCGTGGAAAATCATATTGGCAACGAGATTGTGCCCGCTACGCATACCACGCCCGATGCCATCAACCTGAATGCCTTGCTGAAACAGATGGTAGATGCCGGCTGCACCCATGTATTCATGGAAACCAGCTCGCATGCCTTACATCAGCAACGGGTGGCCGGATTGAAATACGTGGTGGCCCTGTTCAGCAACATTACGCACGATCACCTGGATTACCACAAGACCTTTGATGAATATATACGGGTAAAAAAGTCCTTTTTTGACTCCTTGTCTTCAGATGCCTATGCCATCTCCAACTTAGATGACAAAAGAGGACCGGTGATGCTGCAGAATACACAGGCGCACAAGTATTACTATAGCCTGCGTACGATGGCAGAGTTCAAGGGGAAGATACTGGAGAATGGATTGATGGGACTGGTAATGACGATCAATGACCAGGAAGTGCATTTCCGCCTGATCGGTGAGTTCAATGCTTACAACCTGCTGGCAGTATATGGCGCGGCCATTTGCCTGGGGGAAGACAAGTTTGAAGTGTTGCGGGTACTGAGTGAACTGACGGGCGCTGAAGGAAGGTTTGATTACATCGTTTCGGCAAAAGATAAAGTGATCGGTATTGTGGATTATGCCCATACCCCCGATGCCCTGCTGAATGTGCTGGCCACGATCAAAGGACTGCGGAAAGGACATGAGCAGATCATTACCGTAGTAGGATGTGGGGGAGACCGCGACAAGACAAAGCGGCCGGTGATGGGAGAAGCAGCCTGCGAGCATAGCGACCGGGTGATCTTTACCTCCGATAACCCCCGCAGTGAAGATCCGGAACAGATACTCCGGGATATGGAAACGGGGTTGAATACAGCGGCCAAAAGAAAATACATCGCCATTGTAGACAGGAAGGAAGCGATCAAAACGGCGGTAAGCCTGGCTAAGCCGGATGATATTGTACTCATCGCAGGCAAGGGCCATGAGAAGTACCAGGAGATCAAGGGCGTGAAATCCCCTTTTGATGACAAGCAGGTGCTGGCAGAGATGTTTAAGTTGTACGAAAAATAA
- a CDS encoding S-adenosylmethionine:tRNA ribosyltransferase-isomerase, producing the protein MRQKAVPDMHPKSIAIRDFTYLLPEDRIAKYPLPERDSSKLLIYKEGKIKEDIYRNIDQHLPPDSLLLFNDTKVVEARLLFQKPTGASIEVFCLEPHPMYRDITTAMSQQTRVTWMCLIGGASKWKSGQLLAKQIPWGDSSIVLQARYLEKIKDSFAIELSWTPTSLSFAEVLHIAGIIPLPPYIKRSAELSDATRYQTIYAHTAGSVAAPTAGLHFTPALFERLDAKNILRNYVTLHVGAGTFQPVKSDNMDGHEMHAEFIDVPAALIQQLIDYADRHITVVGTTTLRTVESLYWLGVKTILFPALPPEELVINQWDAYELEASPITVQEALTSLLRYMEKQQWERLITKTRLLITPGYTIRLPKALVTNFHQPQSTLLLLVAAFAGEQWKSIYEYALEHEFRFLSYGDGCLLFR; encoded by the coding sequence ATGCGGCAGAAAGCCGTGCCCGATATGCATCCCAAAAGTATAGCCATCAGAGATTTTACGTACCTGCTCCCGGAAGACCGGATTGCGAAATACCCTTTACCCGAAAGAGACAGCTCCAAATTGCTGATCTATAAAGAAGGAAAGATCAAAGAAGATATTTACCGTAACATTGATCAACACCTGCCGCCAGACTCCCTGCTGTTATTCAATGATACCAAAGTTGTAGAAGCAAGGTTATTGTTTCAAAAACCCACCGGCGCCTCCATTGAAGTATTTTGCCTGGAGCCACACCCCATGTACCGCGATATCACCACTGCCATGTCGCAACAAACCCGGGTAACCTGGATGTGCCTCATCGGCGGAGCGTCAAAATGGAAGAGCGGTCAATTACTGGCGAAACAAATTCCCTGGGGCGACAGCTCTATTGTACTGCAGGCAAGGTACCTGGAAAAGATAAAGGACAGCTTTGCCATTGAGCTATCCTGGACGCCCACCTCCCTGAGCTTTGCAGAGGTACTGCATATTGCAGGGATCATTCCACTTCCCCCGTATATTAAAAGATCAGCGGAGCTCTCAGATGCTACCCGCTATCAAACCATCTATGCCCATACAGCGGGCTCAGTGGCAGCGCCCACAGCGGGCCTCCACTTTACACCAGCACTCTTTGAGCGACTGGATGCCAAAAACATCCTGCGCAATTATGTAACGCTGCACGTAGGCGCCGGCACTTTCCAGCCGGTGAAAAGCGATAACATGGATGGCCATGAAATGCATGCGGAGTTTATTGATGTACCGGCAGCACTCATCCAACAATTGATTGATTATGCTGACCGGCACATTACAGTAGTTGGCACAACTACTTTGCGCACCGTGGAAAGTCTTTACTGGCTGGGCGTCAAAACTATCTTATTCCCTGCCCTGCCTCCTGAAGAACTTGTCATTAACCAATGGGATGCGTATGAGTTGGAGGCCTCGCCTATTACAGTGCAGGAAGCGCTTACTTCCCTGCTGCGCTATATGGAAAAACAACAGTGGGAACGGCTGATCACGAAAACCCGGTTATTAATAACACCTGGTTATACCATCCGCCTGCCAAAGGCATTGGTAACGAATTTTCATCAGCCACAATCTACTTTGTTATTGTTGGTGGCAGCCTTTGCGGGAGAGCAATGGAAAAGTATCTACGAATATGCACTGGAACATGAATTCCGGTTTCTCAGTTATGGTGATGGATGCTTGCTGTTTCGGTAA
- the rsmH gene encoding 16S rRNA (cytosine(1402)-N(4))-methyltransferase RsmH encodes MSDNDNHSAEFPSASGNTDYHVPVLLQETVDGLNMQPDGIYVDCTFGGGSHSGEILKRLGKNGRLLAFDQDADAKQNVPDDPRITFVPHNFRHLQRFLRLHKIAQVDGIMADLGVSSHQFDEADRGFSIRFEGDMDMRMDKRQDLTAFEVVDTYDEQRLHKLFEQYGEVTNSKTLAKTIVQVRQTVSLKTIANFKQAVQAVVKGNPNKYFAQVFQALRIEVNDELGALKEMLQQIPSLLKPGGRVAIITFHSLEDRIVKNFFRKGDVDETVVEDPFGRNVPEPPLKVITKKPITAAPEELKRNPRSRSAKLRVAEKM; translated from the coding sequence ATGAGTGACAATGATAACCATAGCGCTGAATTTCCCTCTGCCTCCGGTAATACGGATTATCACGTACCGGTATTGCTGCAGGAAACGGTAGATGGTCTCAACATGCAGCCAGATGGCATATATGTGGATTGCACATTTGGCGGTGGCAGTCATTCCGGCGAAATACTGAAACGGCTTGGTAAAAATGGACGATTGCTGGCTTTTGACCAGGACGCAGATGCGAAACAAAATGTGCCCGATGATCCCCGGATCACTTTCGTGCCACATAACTTTCGTCACCTGCAAAGGTTTCTGCGCCTGCATAAAATAGCACAGGTTGATGGCATTATGGCCGACCTTGGCGTAAGCAGCCACCAGTTTGATGAGGCAGACCGTGGTTTTTCTATTCGTTTTGAAGGTGATATGGATATGCGAATGGACAAGCGACAGGATCTGACCGCCTTTGAAGTGGTGGATACTTACGACGAGCAACGATTGCACAAGTTATTTGAGCAATACGGCGAAGTGACCAACTCCAAAACCCTGGCAAAAACAATTGTGCAGGTGCGGCAAACAGTGTCATTAAAAACGATCGCCAATTTCAAACAGGCTGTACAGGCGGTGGTGAAAGGGAATCCCAATAAATACTTTGCCCAGGTATTTCAGGCATTGCGCATTGAAGTGAATGATGAATTGGGGGCTTTGAAAGAGATGCTGCAACAAATTCCTTCGCTATTAAAGCCCGGTGGCCGTGTGGCCATCATCACCTTTCATTCGCTGGAAGACAGGATTGTCAAGAATTTTTTCAGGAAAGGTGATGTGGATGAAACAGTCGTTGAGGACCCGTTTGGTCGCAACGTTCCTGAACCTCCGTTAAAAGTAATTACCAAAAAGCCAATTACTGCTGCGCCAGAAGAGCTAAAGCGTAATCCGCGTTCGCGGAGCGCCAAGCTGCGTGTAGCAGAGAAAATGTAG
- a CDS encoding DUF3052 domain-containing protein translates to MATSGYSGTPLLKKLGIKENMKVQLLHAPGNYMELLESDIRAQLAGKKDVPDLIHLFVTSQQQFEQEMRLLKAVYTANPSVIIWVSWYKKSSGIATDLTEDTIRGYALQHDLVDIKVCAVSEQWSGLKLVVPKAKR, encoded by the coding sequence ATGGCAACATCAGGCTACTCAGGAACTCCCCTGCTAAAGAAACTGGGCATCAAGGAAAATATGAAAGTGCAACTTCTGCATGCACCCGGCAATTACATGGAATTACTGGAATCTGACATACGCGCCCAACTGGCCGGCAAAAAAGACGTACCCGACCTCATCCACCTGTTCGTAACCAGCCAGCAACAATTTGAACAGGAAATGCGGTTATTGAAAGCGGTATATACAGCCAACCCATCCGTTATTATCTGGGTCAGTTGGTACAAGAAAAGTTCCGGCATAGCTACAGACCTTACAGAAGATACCATCCGCGGGTATGCTTTACAGCATGACCTGGTTGATATTAAGGTTTGTGCGGTCAGTGAACAATGGAGTGGCCTGAAATTAGTAGTACCCAAGGCAAAACGATAA
- a CDS encoding penicillin-binding protein, with protein sequence MEVKRDILWRVYLCFIGIVIFSVVILMRAVYIQQVQGTYWINQAKDQQQRFVEIDAERGTIYSEDGSMLSTSLPYFNIYIDFMAEGLREKNGKRFKDHVDSLSGCLANYFKDRSSTEYKQLLTQGYRKKDRFFLFKKNLSFQQYKELRTMPLIRQGRDKSGFIPEVKDKRLNPFGLLANRTIGLSREYIDSDGKIKNTNVGIEKTYDTVLKGQSGKRLMRKIAAGVFVPVDGSEIEPQNGKDIITTLDVNMQDIAENALLKVLTQYECEYGTCLVMEVKTGKIKAIANLGRRSDGSYWEDMNYAIRASEPGSTFKLATMLSLLEDKYTSLNHRVNLEGGVWTVNGRTVYDSENHGYDVSVKEAFEMSSNVGMAKLVTAYYSKKPLQFVEHLKRMRFDQYSGIDLLGETTPIVKTPKSRTWSATSLPWMSFGYEVLVSPLQTLMLYNAIANDGKMMKPYLVNAVKENGLVVKENKPEVLEEAVCNEQTLKLLQELLKGVCSDPHGTGTTLFKGAPYKVAGKTGTSLMANGNRGYADQIYQSSFAGYFPADNPQYSCIVVVKNKPRAAVYYGAKIAGPVFKELADKLYALNADKDKKNQPVIPVKKDSSYYLYAGAAEDMQQVMKTLQWKYRDSAGAHEWTRLYAANYEPVMDGQPVSKKNMPDVRGMGLKDALYLLENMQAKVIVRGRGKVKAQSVEPGTAFVKNQSVTIELN encoded by the coding sequence TTGGAAGTTAAACGCGATATATTATGGAGAGTGTACCTGTGTTTTATAGGCATAGTGATATTTAGCGTGGTGATATTAATGCGGGCGGTGTACATCCAGCAGGTGCAGGGAACTTACTGGATCAACCAGGCCAAAGATCAGCAACAACGTTTTGTGGAAATAGATGCTGAGCGGGGAACGATCTACAGTGAAGATGGCAGTATGCTCAGCACCTCTCTGCCTTACTTCAATATCTATATAGATTTCATGGCCGAAGGCCTGCGGGAGAAGAATGGCAAGCGCTTTAAGGATCATGTTGACTCTTTATCAGGTTGCCTGGCCAATTACTTTAAGGACCGCAGCAGTACTGAATACAAGCAGTTATTAACGCAGGGGTATCGTAAAAAGGACCGGTTTTTTCTTTTTAAAAAGAATCTTTCTTTCCAGCAATACAAGGAGCTGCGTACCATGCCGCTCATCAGGCAGGGTAGGGACAAAAGTGGATTTATTCCCGAAGTGAAGGACAAACGGCTGAATCCTTTTGGCCTGCTGGCGAACAGAACGATCGGCTTATCGAGGGAATATATTGATAGCGACGGCAAGATTAAGAATACGAATGTAGGGATTGAGAAAACGTATGATACGGTATTAAAGGGGCAGAGTGGTAAGCGGTTGATGCGGAAGATTGCGGCGGGCGTGTTTGTGCCGGTAGATGGTTCCGAGATCGAGCCGCAAAATGGAAAGGATATCATTACCACGCTGGATGTGAATATGCAGGACATTGCGGAGAATGCATTACTGAAGGTGTTGACACAGTATGAATGTGAATATGGCACCTGCCTGGTAATGGAAGTGAAGACCGGCAAGATCAAGGCGATTGCCAACCTGGGCCGGAGAAGTGATGGCAGCTACTGGGAAGATATGAATTATGCCATCCGTGCTTCAGAGCCGGGTTCCACCTTCAAGCTGGCTACCATGCTGTCGTTGCTGGAAGATAAATATACCTCCCTGAATCACCGGGTAAACCTGGAAGGCGGTGTGTGGACGGTAAATGGCAGAACGGTTTATGACAGTGAGAACCATGGTTATGATGTATCGGTGAAAGAGGCGTTTGAGATGAGCTCTAATGTGGGCATGGCCAAGCTGGTAACAGCTTATTATTCAAAAAAGCCGCTGCAGTTTGTAGAACATTTAAAGCGGATGCGCTTTGATCAATACTCCGGTATTGACCTGTTGGGTGAAACAACGCCGATCGTTAAAACACCCAAATCAAGAACATGGAGCGCTACCTCTTTACCCTGGATGAGTTTTGGCTATGAAGTGCTGGTAAGCCCCTTACAAACGCTGATGCTGTACAATGCGATAGCAAATGATGGCAAAATGATGAAGCCCTACCTGGTGAATGCCGTGAAAGAGAACGGACTGGTAGTAAAAGAAAATAAACCAGAGGTATTGGAAGAAGCTGTTTGCAATGAGCAAACGTTGAAATTATTGCAGGAGTTGTTGAAGGGTGTGTGCAGTGATCCTCACGGAACAGGGACTACTTTGTTTAAAGGGGCGCCTTACAAAGTAGCTGGTAAAACCGGCACCTCGTTGATGGCCAATGGTAACCGGGGATATGCAGATCAAATTTACCAGTCGTCCTTTGCAGGCTATTTCCCGGCCGATAATCCACAGTACAGTTGCATTGTGGTGGTGAAGAATAAACCTCGTGCCGCGGTGTACTACGGTGCAAAAATAGCCGGACCGGTATTTAAGGAGTTGGCGGATAAATTGTATGCACTGAATGCTGATAAGGATAAAAAGAATCAACCGGTTATCCCGGTAAAAAAGGATAGTTCTTATTACCTGTACGCAGGCGCTGCGGAAGATATGCAGCAGGTGATGAAAACCCTGCAGTGGAAATACAGGGATTCTGCAGGCGCCCATGAATGGACAAGGTTATATGCAGCGAATTATGAGCCGGTGATGGATGGCCAGCCGGTATCCAAAAAGAATATGCCCGATGTGCGGGGTATGGGATTGAAAGATGCTTTGTACCTGTTGGAAAACATGCAGGCAAAAGTAATTGTGAGAGGCCGCGGAAAAGTGAAAGCGCAAAGTGTGGAGCCGGGAACGGCTTTTGTAAAGAATCAGTCAGTAACGATCGAATTGAACTAA
- a CDS encoding FtsL-like putative cell division protein, translated as MSEEKEQEEVVAGKEKERKRERKRIFSYRWIVKNIPFFLFLSVLAVIYIYNGHYADKTIRNINKVSKELKELQYEYKTLKSEVMYRSKQSEMAKAVEPLGLKELVAPPVILSDSISEEKSNN; from the coding sequence ATGAGCGAAGAAAAAGAACAAGAAGAAGTTGTAGCCGGTAAAGAGAAAGAACGCAAGCGCGAGCGGAAGCGGATATTCAGCTATCGCTGGATCGTCAAAAACATTCCGTTCTTCCTGTTCCTGTCCGTGCTGGCGGTAATATATATATATAATGGACACTATGCGGATAAGACCATCCGCAACATCAATAAGGTGAGCAAGGAATTGAAAGAGCTGCAATACGAATACAAAACGCTGAAAAGTGAAGTGATGTACCGGAGCAAGCAGAGTGAGATGGCGAAGGCAGTAGAGCCGCTGGGGTTGAAGGAACTGGTAGCGCCGCCGGTAATATTGAGTGACTCCATCAGTGAGGAAAAGAGCAACAATTAA